Proteins co-encoded in one Listeria ivanovii subsp. ivanovii genomic window:
- the thiT gene encoding energy-coupled thiamine transporter ThiT produces the protein MQNKRLIILLECAIFAAVAMVLSFIPLDIGSSFSISLGMIPMYVIAIRRGFWAAGFAGLLWGLLHFLTGKAYILMPSQALIEYVIAFSFVAFSGVFSKQVRSNLAAGQLKKAIQWAWGTMIIGGVARYFWHYVAGVLFWGAYAFKGWGAQLFSLVMNGATCLATVAVAGIVITILLKTSPKLFLPK, from the coding sequence ATGCAGAACAAACGATTAATTATTTTACTGGAGTGCGCCATCTTTGCAGCTGTTGCGATGGTACTGAGCTTTATCCCGTTAGACATCGGATCAAGTTTTTCGATTTCACTAGGAATGATACCAATGTACGTGATTGCTATTCGTCGTGGTTTCTGGGCTGCAGGATTTGCCGGATTATTATGGGGATTACTGCATTTTTTAACAGGAAAAGCATATATTTTAATGCCGTCTCAAGCATTGATTGAATATGTTATCGCCTTTAGCTTTGTTGCTTTTAGCGGTGTATTCAGTAAGCAAGTTCGAAGCAATTTAGCAGCTGGACAATTAAAAAAAGCTATTCAGTGGGCTTGGGGAACGATGATTATCGGTGGTGTGGCTAGGTATTTTTGGCATTATGTTGCCGGTGTGTTATTTTGGGGTGCGTATGCCTTTAAAGGTTGGGGGGCACAATTATTTTCCCTCGTGATGAATGGAGCTACTTGTCTTGCTACTGTAGCTGTTGCTGGCATTGTTATTACCATTTTATTAAAAACTTCACCAAAATTATTCTTACCAAAATAA
- the dapG gene encoding aspartate kinase: MKIIVQKFGGTSVQNEKIRLMAFDHIKRALKNDYKVVVVVSAIGRYGDPYATDTLLELIGAKNTKLTAREQDTLLSVGETISASVFTNMLKEANIKAEAFSGGQAGIITTSDHLNAKITEVDTTRLQQALESLDVAVVAGFQGMAINGDITTLGRGGSDTSAAALGVSLQADYIDIFTDVDGMMTADPRIVEHARSLPKVSYNEVSNMAYQGAKVIHPRAVEIAMTAKIPMRIRSTYLESEGTLVTSLTDEVGHFDVKERIVTGVAHVTNLTQVSVKTDTVKAQQEAFKILADAGISLDFINISTNSVIFTVPEEKRQLVKLLLEEAELETFVREACAKVSIVGAGITGVPGVTAKIVGALSEKNIPILQSADSHTTIWVLVREADLISAVNALHDIFCLEIK, translated from the coding sequence ATGAAAATCATCGTACAAAAGTTTGGCGGAACCTCCGTCCAAAATGAAAAAATAAGATTGATGGCGTTTGATCATATTAAACGTGCACTTAAAAACGATTATAAAGTAGTGGTTGTCGTATCTGCTATTGGAAGATACGGCGACCCTTATGCAACAGATACACTGTTAGAACTGATTGGTGCGAAAAATACTAAATTGACGGCTAGAGAGCAAGACACATTGCTTTCTGTAGGTGAAACGATTTCCGCTTCCGTATTTACAAATATGTTAAAAGAAGCAAATATAAAAGCAGAAGCATTTTCTGGCGGACAAGCAGGTATCATTACCACGAGTGATCATTTAAATGCTAAAATTACAGAAGTTGATACTACTAGACTTCAACAAGCACTTGAATCACTTGATGTTGCAGTTGTCGCTGGCTTTCAAGGAATGGCTATTAATGGTGACATAACAACACTTGGTCGTGGTGGAAGCGATACATCAGCTGCGGCACTGGGTGTTTCCTTACAAGCTGATTATATTGATATTTTTACTGATGTAGATGGAATGATGACAGCAGATCCGCGAATCGTTGAACATGCACGTTCACTTCCTAAAGTAAGTTATAATGAAGTAAGTAATATGGCTTATCAAGGGGCGAAAGTTATTCATCCTCGTGCTGTCGAAATCGCCATGACTGCTAAAATACCCATGCGAATTCGTTCTACTTATTTAGAAAGTGAAGGGACACTTGTCACATCTTTAACAGATGAAGTTGGTCATTTTGATGTCAAAGAGCGTATCGTAACAGGTGTTGCCCACGTAACCAATTTAACCCAAGTATCCGTTAAAACTGATACAGTAAAAGCACAACAAGAAGCTTTTAAAATTTTAGCAGATGCTGGTATTAGCTTAGATTTCATCAATATCTCTACTAATTCCGTCATTTTTACAGTCCCAGAAGAAAAACGGCAACTAGTCAAACTTCTTTTAGAAGAAGCAGAGTTAGAAACTTTTGTACGAGAAGCTTGTGCAAAAGTTTCTATTGTTGGCGCTGGAATAACTGGTGTACCTGGTGTTACCGCTAAAATCGTAGGAGCATTATCCGAAAAAAATATCCCAATTTTACAATCAGCGGATAGTCATACTACTATTTGGGTATTAGTAAGAGAAGCGGACTTAATTTCGGCAGTCAATGCCCTTCATGACATATTTTGTTTGGAAATTAAGTAA
- the dapA gene encoding 4-hydroxy-tetrahydrodipicolinate synthase, with protein sequence MDLGKVITAMVTPIHPEKNKVCKKRIHHLVNHLIANGSDGLVIAGTTGESPTLSHDEKIKLFRQVIETNDGRAKLIAGTGSNNTAETIEFTKEVAELGGIDAVLIVAPYYNKPNQDGLYAHFAAVAEASDLPVVIYNIPGRSVVNIEPETIIRLAKLPNIIGVKESSGNLDNISEIIAGTSDDFFIYSGDDSLTLPILSVGGHGIISVASHIVGNEMQEMIQAFENGKVQKAASIHRNLLPLMNGLFAVPNPAPTKYLLNQQGISVGPVRLPLVDLNAEQGTKLQAILEGLSK encoded by the coding sequence ATGGATTTAGGAAAAGTAATTACAGCAATGGTGACGCCAATTCACCCAGAAAAGAATAAAGTATGCAAAAAAAGAATTCATCATCTCGTGAATCACTTAATAGCAAACGGCTCAGATGGCTTAGTAATCGCTGGTACAACTGGTGAATCTCCCACTTTATCGCATGATGAAAAAATAAAATTATTTCGTCAAGTTATCGAAACAAACGACGGCCGGGCAAAATTAATCGCAGGGACGGGTTCAAACAATACAGCAGAAACAATTGAATTCACAAAAGAAGTAGCAGAGCTAGGTGGGATTGATGCAGTTTTAATTGTTGCTCCGTATTATAATAAACCCAATCAAGATGGTTTATATGCCCATTTTGCTGCTGTAGCAGAGGCATCTGATTTACCAGTCGTTATATATAATATTCCAGGTCGTAGTGTAGTAAACATCGAGCCAGAGACGATTATCCGTTTAGCAAAACTGCCTAATATTATTGGCGTCAAAGAATCTAGTGGAAACTTAGATAATATTAGTGAAATTATTGCCGGTACTTCCGATGATTTCTTCATTTATAGTGGCGATGACAGTCTAACTTTACCAATATTATCCGTTGGTGGACATGGAATTATCTCCGTTGCAAGTCACATTGTTGGAAATGAAATGCAAGAAATGATTCAAGCATTTGAAAATGGAAAAGTTCAAAAAGCGGCTAGCATTCATCGTAATTTGCTTCCACTAATGAATGGGCTTTTCGCAGTACCAAACCCAGCACCAACCAAATATCTATTAAATCAACAAGGAATTAGTGTTGGTCCTGTTAGATTGCCACTTGTAGATTTGAATGCTGAACAAGGAACGAAATTACAAGCTATATTAGAAGGACTTTCTAAATAG
- a CDS encoding dihydrolipoyl dehydrogenase family protein codes for MTEYTYDVVVIGSGASGTTVAFDTQVAGLSVAIVEEHSWGGTCVLRGCDPKKVLVGASEARNFSKRLRGKGIKQAATISWTDLMAFKETFVEDVPEQRLQSFQDAGIETFFGKARFQSKDSLQVGEDVLKAKNIVLATGASPIKQNIPGSEFIQNSDDFLSLPELPNSVTFIGGGYISFEFASIVLAAGKEVHIIHHNSQPLKKFDPDFVAALISLMEEEGVHFHFDTAISKVEKKAGKLQISDENSFSLDTDIIIGATGRAPNIAHLSLENAEIEYTKKGITVNEKLQTIANSHIYACGDVAASKGAPLTPVVSLEASIVAQNILEANKAMEYPAVPSVVFTSPKLASIGISLTEAKKQADRYEIKKHDTTSWYTYKRTNEALALATIIVDKNTQQIKGAHFLSEEADYMINYIALLMKANLTLTDLQSVIFAYPSPASDLTALN; via the coding sequence TTGACAGAATATACATATGATGTGGTTGTAATCGGAAGTGGCGCAAGTGGAACTACAGTCGCATTTGACACGCAAGTCGCTGGTCTAAGTGTGGCTATTGTAGAAGAGCATAGTTGGGGAGGTACATGTGTCCTTCGAGGCTGTGATCCTAAAAAGGTACTTGTGGGCGCAAGTGAAGCTAGAAATTTTTCTAAACGACTACGAGGAAAAGGAATTAAACAGGCGGCAACTATAAGCTGGACAGATTTGATGGCATTTAAAGAAACATTTGTAGAAGATGTCCCTGAACAGCGATTGCAAAGTTTTCAAGATGCAGGTATCGAAACCTTTTTTGGAAAGGCTCGTTTCCAATCAAAAGATAGCCTACAAGTTGGAGAAGACGTGTTAAAAGCTAAAAATATCGTGCTAGCAACTGGAGCCAGCCCTATTAAACAAAATATCCCTGGAAGTGAATTCATTCAAAATAGTGATGATTTCTTGTCTTTACCCGAACTTCCTAATTCAGTTACATTTATTGGCGGGGGATATATTTCATTTGAATTTGCTTCGATTGTTTTAGCTGCCGGAAAAGAAGTGCATATAATTCATCATAATAGCCAACCATTAAAGAAATTTGATCCAGACTTCGTTGCGGCGCTTATTTCATTAATGGAAGAAGAGGGTGTTCATTTTCATTTTGATACAGCCATTTCAAAGGTAGAGAAAAAAGCAGGTAAGCTACAAATTAGTGACGAAAACTCTTTTTCACTTGATACAGATATTATCATTGGAGCAACAGGAAGAGCACCAAATATTGCTCATTTATCTTTAGAAAATGCGGAGATTGAGTATACTAAAAAAGGTATAACTGTAAACGAAAAACTGCAAACCATAGCAAATTCGCATATCTACGCGTGTGGAGATGTTGCTGCATCGAAAGGAGCTCCACTTACACCCGTTGTTAGTCTAGAAGCTTCAATTGTCGCCCAAAATATTCTCGAGGCAAACAAAGCAATGGAATATCCCGCTGTCCCAAGTGTGGTATTTACTAGTCCTAAATTAGCAAGTATAGGTATTAGCCTGACAGAAGCAAAAAAACAAGCTGATAGATATGAAATAAAAAAACATGATACTACGAGTTGGTATACTTATAAACGAACAAATGAAGCCCTAGCACTTGCAACAATCATTGTAGATAAAAACACTCAACAAATAAAAGGCGCGCATTTCCTAAGTGAAGAAGCAGATTATATGATTAATTATATCGCTCTTTTAATGAAAGCAAATCTGACTTTAACAGATTTACAATCAGTCATATTTGCTTATCCTTCTCCAGCAAGTGATTTAACTGCTTTGAACTAA
- a CDS encoding MmcQ/YjbR family DNA-binding protein, giving the protein MDYQPILQEKVAICLTLQGAKETFPFDKKIHALTLGGKIFALIHLYHGDLYVSLKCQPERIDRLREEYSNIKPGYHLNKQHWITLVINEQYDVEAETEFALIQNSYQLIFRKLSKKAQNTVRFSAND; this is encoded by the coding sequence GTGGATTATCAACCAATTTTACAAGAAAAAGTTGCGATTTGCTTAACTTTACAAGGTGCGAAAGAAACATTTCCGTTTGACAAAAAAATACATGCCTTAACTCTAGGTGGTAAAATATTTGCCTTGATTCATTTATATCATGGTGATTTATATGTCAGCTTGAAATGCCAGCCAGAGCGAATAGATAGACTACGTGAGGAGTATAGTAATATTAAACCAGGCTATCACTTAAATAAACAACATTGGATTACCCTTGTTATTAATGAACAATATGATGTTGAAGCAGAAACCGAATTTGCTTTAATTCAAAACAGTTATCAACTTATTTTTCGAAAACTCTCTAAAAAAGCGCAAAATACAGTAAGATTTTCTGCTAATGACTAA
- a CDS encoding ABC-F family ATP-binding cassette domain-containing protein, with the protein MLTVNNVGLRYGDKKLFEDVSIKFLPGNCYGLIGANGAGKSTFLKVLSGELDSQSGNVHIGSGERLAVLRQDHFQYDEELVLNTVIMGHERLYKIMDEKNAIYMKEDFSDADGIRAAELEGEFAELNGWEAESDAAVLLNGLGISTDLHGKLMKDLTGGEKVKVLLAQALFGKPDILLLDEPTNHLDIRAIHWLEEFLINFDNTVIVVSHDRHFLNKVCTHIADLDFSKIKLYVGNYDFWYESSQLAQTMMGDRNKKKEEKMKELQDFIARFSANASKSKQATSRKKMLEKITLEDIQPSSRRYPFIQFKPEREVGNDLLTVTNLSKTIDGVKVLDDLSFSINRNDKVALVGDDEVAKTVLFQILAGEMEPDSGSYKWGITTSQSYFPKDNSEFFEENDMSLVEWLRQFSPEDDSEAFLRGFLGRMLFSGDEVLKKVRVLSGGEKVRCMLSKMMLSGSNVLLLDEPTNHLDLESITALNNGLEAFKGAIIFASHDHQLLQTIATRVINLSKEQFYNKEISYDEYLKEVMNVTE; encoded by the coding sequence ATGTTAACTGTAAATAATGTCGGCTTACGCTACGGCGATAAAAAGCTATTTGAAGATGTTTCGATTAAATTTTTACCAGGAAACTGTTATGGTCTTATTGGAGCAAATGGTGCTGGTAAATCTACTTTCCTAAAAGTCCTTTCCGGCGAGCTTGATTCACAAAGTGGAAATGTGCATATTGGTTCAGGTGAGCGTCTAGCTGTCTTGCGTCAAGATCACTTCCAATATGATGAAGAATTAGTGTTGAATACGGTTATTATGGGACATGAACGTCTATATAAAATTATGGACGAAAAAAATGCCATTTACATGAAAGAAGATTTCAGTGATGCAGACGGTATTCGTGCTGCGGAACTCGAAGGCGAATTTGCGGAATTAAATGGTTGGGAAGCAGAATCCGATGCGGCGGTTTTACTAAATGGTTTAGGAATTTCTACTGACTTACACGGCAAGTTAATGAAAGATTTAACTGGTGGAGAAAAAGTGAAAGTACTTCTTGCGCAAGCATTATTTGGTAAACCAGATATTCTACTTTTAGATGAACCTACTAACCACTTGGACATTCGTGCTATTCACTGGTTAGAAGAATTTTTAATTAACTTTGATAATACTGTTATTGTCGTATCACATGACCGTCACTTCTTAAATAAAGTGTGTACGCATATTGCGGATCTTGATTTCAGCAAAATTAAGCTTTATGTTGGGAACTATGATTTCTGGTATGAATCCAGTCAATTAGCGCAAACAATGATGGGCGATCGTAATAAGAAAAAAGAAGAAAAAATGAAAGAACTACAAGACTTTATTGCCCGGTTTAGTGCAAATGCTTCTAAATCAAAACAAGCAACAAGCCGTAAAAAAATGTTAGAAAAAATTACTTTAGAAGATATTCAACCTTCTAGTCGCCGTTATCCTTTCATTCAGTTCAAACCAGAACGAGAAGTTGGTAATGATCTTCTAACTGTAACTAACCTATCTAAAACAATTGATGGCGTTAAAGTTCTTGATGACCTTTCTTTCTCCATCAACCGCAATGATAAAGTTGCATTAGTTGGGGATGATGAAGTAGCGAAAACGGTGCTATTTCAAATCCTTGCTGGTGAAATGGAACCTGACTCGGGTAGTTATAAATGGGGCATTACAACAAGCCAAAGTTACTTCCCGAAAGACAACTCCGAATTCTTTGAAGAAAATGATATGAGTCTTGTTGAATGGTTACGTCAATTTTCTCCAGAAGATGATAGTGAAGCTTTCCTTCGTGGATTCCTAGGTCGGATGTTGTTTAGTGGTGATGAGGTACTGAAAAAAGTTCGCGTCCTATCTGGTGGCGAAAAAGTTCGTTGTATGTTATCGAAAATGATGCTTTCTGGTTCTAATGTACTTCTTCTAGATGAGCCTACCAACCACTTGGACTTAGAATCTATCACAGCGCTTAACAATGGTTTAGAAGCATTTAAAGGAGCAATCATCTTTGCTTCTCATGACCATCAGTTATTACAAACAATTGCTACACGTGTTATCAACTTATCAAAAGAACAATTCTATAATAAAGAAATTTCTTATGATGAGTATTTAAAAGAAGTTATGAATGTAACGGAATAA
- a CDS encoding betaine/proline/choline family ABC transporter ATP-binding protein (Members of the family are the ATP-binding subunit of ABC transporters for substrates such as betaine, L-proline or other amino acids, choline, carnitine, etc. The substrate specificity is best determined from the substrate-binding subunit, rather than this subunit, as it interacts with the permease subunit and not with substrate directly.), producing the protein MLKFEHVTKTYKGGKKAVNDLTLSIDKGEFVCFIGPSGCGKTTTMKMINRLIEPTEGKIFINDKDIMAEDPVKLRRSIGYVIQQIGLMPHMTIRENIVLVPKLLKWSEEKKQERAKELIKLVDLPEEFLDRYPYELSGGQQQRIGVLRALAAEQNLILMDEPFGALDPITRDSLQEEFKNLQKELGKTIIFVTHDMDEAIKLADRIVIMKAGEIVQFDTPDEILRNPANSFVEDFIGKDRLIEAKPDVTQVAQIMNTNPVSITADKSLQAAITVMKEKRVDTLLVVDEGNVLKGFIDVEQIDLNRRTATSVMDILEKNVFYVHEDTLLRDTVQRILKRGYKYIPVVDKENRLVGIVTRASLVDIVYDSIWGSFDAESVNQEEQPDSETTEPETKQEG; encoded by the coding sequence GTGTTAAAATTCGAACACGTAACGAAGACTTATAAAGGGGGCAAAAAAGCTGTTAATGATCTGACACTGAGCATCGATAAAGGAGAATTTGTTTGTTTTATCGGTCCAAGTGGTTGTGGAAAAACAACAACTATGAAGATGATTAATAGGCTTATTGAACCAACTGAAGGAAAAATTTTCATTAATGATAAAGATATCATGGCGGAAGATCCTGTTAAATTACGTCGTTCTATCGGTTACGTGATTCAACAAATTGGCTTGATGCCACATATGACGATTCGAGAAAATATCGTCCTCGTTCCAAAATTACTTAAATGGTCCGAAGAGAAAAAACAAGAACGTGCAAAAGAATTAATTAAATTGGTAGATTTACCAGAAGAATTTTTAGATCGGTACCCATATGAACTAAGTGGTGGACAACAACAACGTATTGGTGTACTTCGCGCACTTGCGGCAGAACAAAACTTAATTTTGATGGATGAGCCATTTGGGGCACTAGATCCAATTACACGTGATTCATTGCAAGAAGAATTCAAAAATTTACAAAAAGAACTTGGTAAAACAATTATCTTTGTTACACATGATATGGATGAAGCTATAAAACTAGCTGATCGTATCGTAATTATGAAAGCTGGGGAAATAGTGCAATTTGATACTCCAGATGAAATTTTACGTAATCCTGCTAACTCCTTTGTAGAAGACTTTATTGGGAAAGACCGTTTAATTGAAGCAAAACCGGATGTAACTCAAGTAGCACAAATTATGAATACAAATCCAGTTTCGATTACAGCAGACAAGTCCTTGCAAGCTGCAATTACAGTCATGAAAGAGAAACGCGTAGATACATTGCTTGTTGTAGATGAAGGGAATGTACTAAAAGGATTTATTGATGTAGAACAAATTGATTTAAATCGTCGTACAGCGACTTCAGTAATGGACATTCTTGAGAAAAATGTTTTTTATGTCCACGAGGATACGTTACTTCGCGATACAGTTCAGCGGATCTTAAAACGTGGTTACAAATATATTCCTGTAGTTGATAAAGAAAATCGATTAGTCGGCATTGTCACACGCGCTAGTTTAGTTGACATTGTCTATGATTCCATTTGGGGTTCATTTGACGCGGAATCAGTAAATCAGGAGGAACAACCGGATTCCGAAACGACAGAACCAGAAACGAAGCAGGAGGGATAA
- a CDS encoding ribonuclease J, which yields MTIKKAKNIKIIPLGGVDESGKNLYVVEIDEDIFILDAGLMFPENELLGIDIVIPDFKYLEENKDRIKAIFLTHGHEDAIGALPYLLQKVKAPVYGTELTIALAKSALKEHRKLRFKNFHIVDADTTLSFAKIDVSFFRTTHTIPDSVGIVLETSEGAIIYTGDFKFDQSAKDGYASDLSQIAEFGEKGVLALLSDSSEAEHQGTTSSDSLIEEEIRHAFRMADGRIIVACVASNLIRLQQVLDASVATKRKVAIVGKELERVFEIAGSLDKIILEEDLIIPLKDVKKYNDDEITIIETGNLGEPIQSLQLMTKGNHPQLNIKPGDTVYITTTPSPSLETMMAKTMDMLYKAGAKVLTMSNTLFISGHASQEDLKLMINLLKPRYFVPVHGEYRMLISHAKLAHEVGMAKTNVFIVGKGEILEYKNDKMTAGNRVYSGNTLIDGLGVGDVGNIVLRDRKLLSEDGIFIVVVTLNRKTKTITSGPEIISRGFIYVRESEHLIEESSKVVTKIVEKNLQETGFEWAKLKQDIRDQLNRYLFEQTKRRPMILPIIMEV from the coding sequence TTGACAATAAAAAAAGCGAAAAACATAAAAATCATTCCACTCGGCGGTGTCGATGAAAGTGGCAAAAATTTATATGTTGTAGAAATAGACGAAGATATCTTTATATTAGATGCAGGCTTAATGTTCCCAGAAAATGAATTACTAGGAATTGATATTGTTATCCCAGATTTCAAATATTTAGAAGAAAACAAAGACAGAATTAAAGCGATCTTCCTAACACACGGGCATGAAGATGCAATTGGTGCACTTCCTTACTTACTTCAAAAAGTAAAAGCACCTGTTTATGGAACTGAACTGACGATTGCCCTTGCTAAGTCTGCACTGAAAGAACATCGCAAACTAAGATTCAAGAATTTCCACATTGTCGATGCGGATACTACATTATCATTCGCGAAAATTGACGTGTCTTTTTTCCGTACAACGCATACTATTCCTGATTCTGTTGGGATTGTTCTAGAAACAAGTGAAGGGGCAATCATCTATACAGGTGATTTCAAATTTGATCAATCAGCAAAAGATGGTTATGCTTCTGACTTAAGTCAGATTGCTGAATTTGGTGAAAAAGGCGTTCTTGCTTTACTTTCAGATAGCTCTGAGGCTGAACACCAAGGAACTACTTCTAGCGACAGCTTAATTGAAGAAGAAATAAGACATGCATTTCGTATGGCAGATGGTAGAATTATTGTAGCTTGTGTCGCATCAAATTTGATCCGTTTGCAACAAGTCCTTGATGCATCTGTAGCAACTAAACGCAAAGTAGCTATCGTCGGCAAAGAATTAGAACGCGTTTTTGAAATTGCTGGCAGCCTAGATAAAATTATTCTTGAAGAAGATTTAATCATTCCTTTAAAAGATGTAAAAAAATATAATGATGATGAAATTACCATTATTGAAACAGGGAATTTAGGCGAACCAATCCAGTCCTTGCAACTAATGACAAAAGGAAATCATCCACAGCTTAATATTAAGCCTGGTGACACAGTTTATATAACTACTACACCATCACCATCGCTTGAAACAATGATGGCTAAAACAATGGATATGCTCTACAAAGCTGGTGCAAAAGTATTAACGATGAGTAATACGCTTTTCATCTCAGGCCATGCAAGCCAAGAAGATTTAAAATTAATGATTAATCTACTAAAACCACGTTATTTCGTCCCAGTTCATGGCGAGTATCGGATGTTGATTAGCCATGCTAAGCTAGCTCATGAAGTTGGTATGGCAAAAACTAATGTTTTCATCGTAGGTAAAGGTGAAATTTTAGAATATAAAAATGATAAAATGACTGCTGGAAACCGTGTGTACTCTGGTAACACGCTTATTGATGGTCTGGGTGTTGGAGACGTTGGAAATATCGTCTTAAGAGACCGTAAATTGCTTTCAGAAGATGGGATTTTTATCGTAGTAGTTACATTAAATCGTAAAACAAAAACGATTACTTCTGGACCAGAAATTATTTCACGTGGCTTCATTTATGTTCGTGAATCGGAACATTTAATTGAAGAATCATCTAAAGTAGTGACTAAAATCGTCGAGAAAAATTTACAAGAAACTGGTTTTGAATGGGCTAAATTAAAACAAGATATTCGTGATCAATTAAATCGCTATTTATTTGAACAAACAAAACGACGCCCAATGATTTTACCAATTATCATGGAAGTTTAG
- a CDS encoding aspartate-semialdehyde dehydrogenase, whose product MTKSYHVAVVGATGAVGTQMIELLEEAATFKIKQVSFLSSARSAGKKLTFGGEEVTIKEAKPESFEGVDIALFSAGGSVSKDLAKEAVKRGAIVIDNTSAYRMDPTVPLVVPEVNEQALFSHNGIIANPNCSTIQMVAALEPIREAYGLKRIIVSTYQAVSGSGVSAIKELQEGSRAVLDNQAFTPEIMPVKGDKKHYPIAFNALPQIDVFTENDYTYEEMKMINETKKIMGDNTIKVSATCVRIPVVSGHSESVYVEIDKDGVSAKDIQKVLKTAPGVVLEDDPANQIYPQAIQAAGKKEVFVGRVRADLDDTKGFHMWIVSDNLLKGAAWNSIQIAESLVKLAII is encoded by the coding sequence ATGACAAAAAGCTATCATGTCGCAGTTGTCGGTGCTACTGGTGCAGTTGGTACCCAAATGATTGAATTACTAGAAGAGGCGGCGACTTTTAAGATAAAGCAAGTTTCATTCTTATCTTCGGCTCGTTCTGCTGGGAAAAAATTAACTTTCGGCGGTGAAGAAGTAACTATTAAAGAAGCTAAGCCCGAAAGCTTTGAAGGCGTCGACATAGCTTTATTTAGTGCAGGAGGTTCTGTTTCTAAAGACTTAGCAAAAGAAGCAGTTAAGCGCGGGGCAATCGTTATTGATAACACAAGTGCTTACCGAATGGATCCCACTGTACCACTTGTTGTTCCTGAAGTAAATGAACAAGCGCTCTTTTCACATAATGGTATTATTGCTAATCCAAATTGTTCAACCATTCAAATGGTGGCTGCACTCGAACCGATTCGAGAAGCTTATGGATTAAAACGTATTATTGTTTCTACTTATCAAGCTGTTTCAGGTTCTGGCGTAAGTGCCATTAAAGAATTACAAGAAGGTAGTAGAGCTGTATTAGACAATCAAGCTTTCACTCCAGAGATTATGCCAGTGAAAGGCGATAAAAAACACTATCCAATCGCATTTAACGCTTTACCACAAATTGACGTTTTCACAGAGAATGATTATACATATGAAGAAATGAAAATGATCAATGAAACGAAGAAAATCATGGGAGATAATACGATCAAAGTCTCTGCTACATGTGTTCGTATTCCTGTAGTAAGTGGACATTCTGAAAGTGTTTATGTGGAAATAGATAAAGACGGCGTAAGTGCTAAAGATATTCAAAAAGTCTTAAAAACAGCTCCTGGAGTTGTCTTAGAAGATGATCCTGCAAACCAAATTTACCCACAAGCTATTCAGGCAGCTGGAAAAAAAGAAGTTTTTGTTGGTCGAGTTCGCGCTGACTTAGATGATACAAAAGGCTTCCATATGTGGATTGTTTCTGATAATCTACTAAAAGGCGCTGCATGGAATTCCATTCAAATTGCTGAAAGCTTAGTAAAATTAGCGATTATTTAA